In Chryseobacterium oranimense, a single window of DNA contains:
- a CDS encoding YafY family protein, which translates to MKKDFYLTRYALIIKRLESSPATYSQLEDYLLNSFEFQDAGIKSYSIRTLQRDIREISDLFNLSIHNKKKGDNRYYIESRPIMEVDEYNQKLLESFQVSNALNLHPDFSDFIFFESRKPTGIEHFYDLFFAIRNKRVVSFEHYNYKNKVMTSRKVHPLALKESKDRWYLIAIDTKDKTLKSFGLDRVNYLDVSDSKFREKYNYNFREHFKNAFGVMNLAEQNPQKIIMKCSRHQGEYIRSFPLHQSQKETKETPEEIYFEFFLHPTYDFMQEILSYGKEVTVLEPKRLVDDIRTHLQESLNRYLES; encoded by the coding sequence ATGAAAAAAGATTTTTATTTGACAAGGTATGCGTTAATTATTAAAAGATTAGAAAGTTCTCCGGCTACCTATTCCCAGCTGGAGGACTATCTTTTAAACTCTTTTGAATTCCAGGATGCCGGGATCAAGAGCTATTCTATCCGTACCTTGCAGAGAGATATCCGTGAAATTTCCGATCTTTTTAACCTCTCCATTCATAACAAGAAAAAGGGAGACAACCGGTATTATATTGAAAGCCGCCCGATCATGGAAGTGGATGAATATAACCAGAAACTACTTGAATCCTTTCAGGTAAGCAATGCCCTGAATCTTCATCCGGACTTTTCAGATTTTATCTTTTTTGAAAGCAGAAAACCTACCGGTATAGAGCATTTTTATGATCTTTTCTTTGCCATCCGCAACAAGAGAGTCGTAAGTTTTGAGCACTACAATTACAAAAATAAAGTGATGACCTCACGAAAAGTACATCCCCTGGCTTTGAAAGAATCGAAGGACAGATGGTATCTTATCGCCATAGATACCAAGGATAAGACCTTAAAATCATTTGGCTTAGACAGGGTCAATTATCTGGATGTAAGTGACAGCAAATTCCGTGAAAAGTATAATTACAATTTCAGGGAACATTTCAAAAATGCATTCGGGGTGATGAATCTTGCAGAGCAAAACCCTCAGAAGATCATTATGAAATGCAGCAGGCATCAGGGAGAGTACATCAGAAGCTTTCCATTGCACCAGTCTCAGAAAGAAACCAAAGAAACACCGGAAGAGATCTATTTTGAGTTCTTCCTCCATCCTACTTACGATTTTATGCAGGAAATTTTATCTTACGGAAAAGAAGTGACCGTTTTAGAACCGAAACGTTTAGTTGATGATATCCGCACCCATCTTCAGGAATCCCTGAACCGCTATTTAGAAAGCTGA
- a CDS encoding type III pantothenate kinase yields MNSIVINVGNSNIRFGLFNGDNCDISWVINTKPYRTVDELYVQILMLYQTYKVEPEDVSKVIVGSVVPQLTKVISSAIKKIHGIQPVIVDRSTPSGVQAKSKQMGTDIYANLVAAHNLYPNRKKIVIDFGTALTASCVTESGETLGVIIAPGIVTSLNSLISQTAQLPDIELKKPKSVLGLDTVTCMQSGMVYGFLGMVEGFIDRINDEVNDECFVVATGGVSHVYKPLTEKIHVMDRLHTLKGLYFLGKDL; encoded by the coding sequence ATGAATTCAATCGTAATCAACGTAGGGAACAGCAATATCAGGTTCGGACTTTTTAACGGGGACAACTGTGATATTTCATGGGTAATCAATACAAAGCCATACAGAACGGTAGATGAGCTGTATGTACAGATTCTCATGCTTTACCAGACCTATAAAGTAGAGCCTGAAGATGTAAGTAAGGTCATTGTGGGATCCGTAGTGCCACAGCTTACCAAGGTTATCAGCTCAGCAATCAAGAAAATCCACGGCATCCAGCCAGTAATTGTAGACAGATCTACCCCTTCAGGGGTTCAGGCAAAATCCAAACAGATGGGGACGGATATTTATGCCAACCTTGTTGCTGCACACAACCTTTACCCGAACCGGAAAAAGATCGTCATTGATTTTGGAACAGCCCTTACAGCAAGCTGTGTCACGGAATCGGGAGAAACATTAGGAGTAATTATCGCTCCGGGAATTGTAACCTCTTTAAATTCACTGATCAGCCAGACTGCGCAGCTTCCTGATATTGAACTGAAAAAGCCTAAATCCGTACTAGGCCTGGATACAGTAACCTGCATGCAGAGCGGTATGGTATATGGCTTCCTGGGAATGGTAGAAGGTTTTATAGACCGCATCAATGATGAGGTGAATGATGAATGCTTTGTAGTGGCAACAGGTGGTGTTTCGCATGTTTACAAGCCTCTGACGGAAAAAATTCATGTGATGGACAGGCTGCATACCCTTAAAGGATTATATTTCTTAGGGAAAGATTTATAA
- a CDS encoding DUF6909 family protein: protein MTNSRARETTEAIERLYISMRHLFYRGFFKPAGVSGESIRSLLKTINPEIYGTMNIPNKMELDGLMYVLDRLPEGIEECAFIHLTSDEGFDKGSFEPIVPKKRRRNCYRIDEHQMNIEVLLGRSEIYDILTHLTFLFIEADKVRNLAFIQDENWKPTRAFKIIEEVVKGEKKFSRKEKEVALIHLSSLIGRTFEETLNAYNSFGDDNNPDRLFKIIYNLGKVSLEDAKQTREREIHFSAILKERVGHHYFGEKWANKVKEVLFENDLHMRPLHIISANMHSVKNMLYGNDALKKKDHKEVDYKLYGEISDKKELRDKVSKYALEEGMIYINDKSGSNIDVQIIDLSKTNLKNTPFGGIKYGGDDVIMVFDYAFGEQAYEVMDELLRPYEHKGEVYMMKVKSVSIMGKAGILAGGKGDIMIPTSHIFEGTADNYPFENALKLDDFKDDELKAFEGPMITVLGTSLQNRDILSYFMNTSWKAIGLEMEGAHYQKAIQVASKIRHHISPDLFVMYAYYASDNPLETGSTLSSGGLGLTGVKPTYLITLRILEKILQSGKKEIPTKK, encoded by the coding sequence ATGACAAATTCTAGAGCTAGAGAAACAACGGAAGCAATTGAAAGATTGTATATTTCTATGAGACACCTCTTTTACAGAGGTTTTTTTAAACCTGCCGGTGTTTCTGGAGAAAGTATCAGAAGTTTGTTAAAGACGATCAATCCAGAGATTTATGGTACCATGAATATTCCTAACAAAATGGAATTGGATGGTTTGATGTATGTTTTAGACAGGCTTCCGGAAGGAATTGAAGAATGTGCTTTTATTCATCTTACATCAGATGAGGGTTTTGATAAAGGAAGTTTCGAACCCATTGTACCTAAAAAGAGAAGAAGAAACTGTTACAGAATAGACGAACACCAGATGAATATTGAAGTTCTTTTGGGGCGTTCTGAAATTTATGACATTCTTACCCACTTAACCTTCTTGTTTATAGAAGCCGATAAAGTGAGGAACCTGGCTTTCATTCAGGATGAAAACTGGAAACCTACACGTGCCTTTAAAATTATCGAAGAAGTAGTAAAAGGTGAAAAAAAATTCAGCAGAAAAGAAAAAGAAGTTGCTCTTATTCATTTATCTTCTTTAATAGGAAGAACCTTTGAAGAAACCCTGAACGCCTATAATTCTTTTGGGGATGACAATAATCCCGACCGCTTATTCAAGATCATCTACAACTTAGGAAAAGTAAGTTTAGAAGATGCAAAGCAGACGAGAGAAAGAGAAATTCATTTCAGTGCGATATTAAAGGAAAGAGTAGGGCATCACTATTTTGGTGAGAAATGGGCCAACAAAGTGAAAGAAGTTTTATTTGAAAACGACCTTCATATGAGACCTCTGCATATTATTTCCGCAAACATGCATTCTGTAAAGAATATGCTGTATGGAAATGACGCCTTAAAGAAAAAAGACCACAAAGAAGTAGATTATAAACTTTACGGAGAAATTTCCGATAAAAAAGAACTTCGCGACAAAGTTTCCAAATATGCTTTGGAAGAAGGGATGATCTACATTAATGATAAGAGCGGAAGTAATATTGATGTTCAGATCATTGATTTAAGCAAAACAAACCTTAAAAATACCCCGTTCGGTGGTATAAAATATGGCGGAGATGATGTGATCATGGTTTTCGACTATGCTTTCGGAGAACAGGCCTATGAAGTAATGGATGAGTTGCTGAGACCTTACGAACATAAGGGAGAAGTTTATATGATGAAGGTAAAATCTGTCTCTATCATGGGAAAAGCAGGAATTCTTGCCGGAGGAAAAGGAGATATTATGATCCCTACCTCCCACATTTTTGAAGGAACAGCAGACAATTATCCATTTGAAAACGCTTTGAAGCTTGACGACTTTAAAGATGATGAATTAAAAGCGTTTGAAGGCCCTATGATTACTGTTTTAGGAACATCGCTTCAAAACAGGGATATTCTTTCCTATTTCATGAACACTTCCTGGAAAGCTATTGGTCTTGAAATGGAGGGCGCGCACTACCAGAAAGCAATTCAGGTAGCTTCCAAGATCAGACATCATATTTCACCGGATCTGTTCGTGATGTATGCCTATTATGCTTCGGATAATCCTTTGGAAACAGGGAGTACGCTTTCTTCAGGAGGTTTGGGACTTACAGGAGTAAAACCTACCTATCTGATCACTCTGAGAATCCTTGAAAAGATTTTACAGAGCGGAAAGAAAGAAATTCCGACCAAAAAATAA
- a CDS encoding C40 family peptidase produces MKKRVLFYLVALVSTVSVQSCATNYVVSQPATYTKEYKTDAKLASIDSKKMEQDKQRLIDSFLAEKAASIANAKKAIKNSEIAKAVKYNKTIDNILTEAETYLGTPYRYGGMTRRGIDCSAFVLSVFGAAAGLSLPRVAASQAQEGESIDKSELQKGDLIFFSHGRRISHVGIVESVTEDGEIKFIHAATSKGVMISSLNDSYWGPKFRFAKRVINENGDAYNNLASSTPSAATSF; encoded by the coding sequence ATGAAGAAAAGAGTTTTGTTTTATTTAGTTGCTTTAGTGTCTACAGTTTCAGTTCAATCATGTGCTACAAATTATGTAGTTTCACAACCAGCAACTTACACTAAAGAATACAAAACAGATGCCAAACTAGCTTCTATAGACAGCAAGAAAATGGAACAGGATAAGCAAAGACTTATTGATTCTTTTCTAGCAGAGAAGGCCGCATCTATCGCCAACGCGAAAAAAGCCATTAAAAATTCTGAGATTGCAAAGGCAGTCAAATACAATAAAACGATCGACAATATCCTTACAGAAGCTGAAACATACCTTGGAACTCCATACAGATACGGAGGAATGACAAGAAGAGGTATTGATTGTTCAGCTTTCGTTCTTTCCGTATTCGGGGCAGCAGCAGGGCTTAGCTTACCAAGAGTAGCAGCTTCTCAGGCTCAGGAGGGTGAAAGCATTGATAAAAGTGAACTTCAGAAGGGAGATTTGATTTTCTTTTCACACGGAAGAAGAATCTCTCACGTAGGTATCGTAGAAAGTGTTACTGAAGACGGTGAAATTAAATTCATCCACGCAGCAACTTCAAAAGGGGTAATGATCTCATCGCTGAATGATTCTTACTGGGGACCTAAGTTCAGGTTTGCAAAAAGAGTAATCAACGAGAACGGAGATGCTTATAACAATCTTGCATCTTCTACTCCATCCGCAGCGACAAGTTTTTAA
- a CDS encoding glutamine synthetase III yields the protein MSTLRFKALETLPFKDFRKDNSIEVPGKLSELFCQNVFSEETMREYLTKEAFQSILDAMKKGTKIQRHIADQVAVAMKDWAMSKGVTHYTHWFQPLTGTTAEKHDSFFTPIEGGRAIERFSGNLLIQQEPDASSFPNGGIRNTFEARGYTAWDPTSPAFIMGTTLCIPSIFISYTGETLDYKAPLLRALNAVDEAATNVMQYFDKNVTKVTPTLGWEQEYFLVDSALYQSRPDLVLTGKTLLGHSPAKGQQLDDHYFGSIPTRVMNFMKELEIECMKLGIPVTTRHNEVAPNQFELAPMFEEVNVAVDHNSLLMDIMARIAHKHHFHILFHEKPFAGVNGSGKHNNWSLATDTGENLLSPGKNPKKNLQFLTFFVNTIKAVYEYADLLRASIASASNDHRLGANEAPPAIISVFIGSQLFRVLEELEKVTEGKLSPDEKTDLKLNVVGKIPEILLDNTDRNRTSPFAFTGNKFEIRAVGSSANCAESMTVMNTIAAKQLNDFKKEVDALIETGLKKDEAIFNILREYIKQCKNIMFEGDGYSDDWAKEAKKRGLNNLKTTPEALKQEMDKKFLDLYEEIGVFTHREVEARNEIKLEKYSTVIDIEARVLSDIARNHIIPSALNYQNRLIENVKGLKEIFGDKEFKTLAKEQMSLITNISENVSKIKLGVEDLIKAREAAKAVSDSQKQAETYCNKVKPLFDGIREASDDLEMMVDDELWPMTKYREMLFTK from the coding sequence ATGTCAACTTTAAGATTCAAAGCGTTAGAAACTTTACCATTTAAGGACTTCAGAAAAGATAATTCTATTGAAGTTCCTGGAAAACTGTCAGAATTATTCTGCCAGAATGTTTTCTCAGAAGAGACCATGAGAGAATATTTAACCAAAGAAGCATTCCAGTCTATTTTGGATGCGATGAAAAAAGGCACTAAAATCCAGAGACACATTGCAGACCAGGTAGCTGTTGCTATGAAAGACTGGGCAATGAGCAAAGGAGTAACTCACTATACTCACTGGTTCCAGCCATTAACAGGAACTACTGCAGAGAAGCACGACTCTTTCTTTACTCCTATTGAAGGAGGAAGAGCCATTGAAAGATTCAGCGGAAATTTACTGATCCAACAGGAGCCTGATGCTTCTTCTTTCCCGAACGGAGGAATCAGAAATACTTTCGAGGCAAGAGGTTATACAGCATGGGATCCTACATCTCCGGCTTTCATCATGGGAACTACTTTATGCATTCCTTCCATCTTCATTTCTTATACCGGAGAAACTTTAGATTATAAAGCACCTCTTTTAAGAGCTTTGAATGCTGTAGATGAAGCTGCAACCAACGTTATGCAGTATTTTGACAAAAACGTAACGAAAGTAACCCCTACTCTGGGATGGGAGCAGGAATATTTCTTAGTTGACTCTGCATTATACCAATCCCGTCCGGACCTTGTTTTAACAGGTAAAACTTTATTGGGCCACTCTCCTGCGAAAGGACAACAATTAGACGATCACTATTTTGGTTCTATTCCTACCAGGGTAATGAACTTCATGAAAGAACTGGAGATCGAATGTATGAAATTGGGAATTCCTGTAACGACAAGACATAACGAAGTGGCGCCAAACCAGTTTGAGCTGGCTCCAATGTTTGAAGAAGTAAACGTTGCCGTAGACCACAACTCTCTGTTGATGGACATCATGGCAAGAATTGCTCACAAACACCATTTCCATATTTTATTCCATGAAAAACCATTTGCAGGAGTAAACGGAAGCGGAAAGCACAATAACTGGTCTTTAGCGACTGATACGGGTGAAAACTTATTGAGCCCTGGAAAAAATCCTAAGAAAAACTTACAGTTCTTAACATTCTTTGTTAACACGATTAAAGCTGTATATGAATATGCTGACCTTTTAAGAGCAAGTATTGCATCGGCAAGCAACGACCACAGATTAGGTGCCAATGAAGCTCCTCCGGCAATTATCTCCGTATTCATCGGAAGCCAGCTGTTCAGAGTACTGGAAGAGCTTGAAAAGGTAACGGAAGGAAAACTTTCTCCGGACGAAAAAACAGACCTTAAACTGAATGTAGTTGGAAAAATTCCTGAAATTTTGTTGGATAACACTGACAGAAACAGAACTTCTCCATTTGCATTTACAGGAAATAAATTTGAGATCAGAGCAGTAGGATCTTCTGCCAACTGTGCAGAATCTATGACTGTAATGAACACCATCGCTGCAAAACAGTTAAATGATTTCAAAAAAGAAGTTGATGCTTTAATTGAAACAGGTCTTAAGAAAGATGAAGCGATCTTCAATATATTGAGAGAATACATCAAACAGTGTAAAAATATCATGTTTGAAGGTGACGGATATTCAGACGACTGGGCAAAAGAAGCTAAAAAGAGAGGTTTGAATAACTTAAAAACCACTCCGGAAGCTCTTAAGCAGGAGATGGATAAAAAATTCCTTGATCTTTATGAAGAAATCGGAGTATTTACCCACAGAGAGGTTGAGGCAAGAAATGAAATCAAACTTGAAAAATATTCTACGGTTATTGATATTGAAGCAAGAGTATTAAGTGATATCGCAAGAAATCACATCATCCCTTCTGCTTTAAACTATCAGAACAGATTGATCGAGAATGTAAAAGGTCTTAAAGAAATATTCGGAGACAAAGAATTCAAAACATTAGCGAAAGAGCAAATGAGTCTGATCACTAACATTTCCGAAAATGTTTCGAAGATTAAATTAGGGGTAGAAGACCTTATTAAAGCAAGAGAAGCAGCGAAAGCTGTATCAGATAGTCAAAAGCAGGCAGAAACTTACTGTAACAAAGTAAAACCTTTATTCGATGGCATCAGAGAAGCTTCTGATGATCTTGAAATGATGGTTGATGATGAACTTTGGCCAATGACTAAATATAGAGAAATGTTATTTACAAAATAA
- a CDS encoding energy transducer TonB produces MKALFLYLFCFTFTFCFSQQKEEFRQVKNYYNQHRSMLNTEFKKKFDAEPDSFKKANIKLDFMLFMRKMDSIENVAMIGTLLKVRNLEDLQSLKNSKGKSENNTEKQAVFEKSADYPGGFNTLRQEVADLFYTGGVNTETKTVKTNVVFIVEKDGSISNVHAQGDNFTFNRQAEIALYSVSEKFSPAVVKGYPVRYYLRLPLTLTIED; encoded by the coding sequence TTGAAAGCTTTATTTCTTTATCTATTCTGTTTTACTTTTACTTTCTGTTTTTCGCAGCAGAAGGAGGAGTTCCGGCAGGTTAAAAACTACTATAATCAGCATAGAAGCATGCTGAACACAGAGTTTAAAAAGAAATTTGATGCTGAACCGGATTCTTTTAAAAAAGCCAATATAAAACTTGATTTTATGCTCTTCATGAGGAAGATGGACAGCATTGAAAATGTAGCCATGATAGGTACCTTGTTAAAAGTGAGAAACCTTGAAGATCTACAGTCTTTAAAGAACAGCAAAGGCAAATCAGAAAACAACACTGAGAAGCAGGCCGTTTTTGAAAAATCTGCAGATTATCCCGGTGGATTCAATACATTAAGACAGGAAGTTGCCGATCTTTTTTATACCGGAGGCGTTAATACCGAAACAAAAACGGTAAAAACCAATGTCGTTTTCATTGTTGAAAAAGACGGAAGCATCAGTAATGTACACGCACAGGGAGACAACTTCACATTTAACAGGCAGGCAGAAATCGCACTGTACTCAGTTTCAGAAAAATTTTCTCCAGCCGTTGTTAAAGGATATCCGGTAAGATATTACCTGAGACTTCCTTTAACTTTAACTATCGAAGACTAA
- a CDS encoding DUF1572 domain-containing protein — translation MSSPSQLAKRFREVILNGLWIANTNFKAQLSDITWEQATTRVGSLNTIAMLTFHIHYYIAGIINVLEGGELEIKDKFSFDFPPIESAEQWEKLLNKLWADAEKFATLVEKIPDNKLDEAFVDEKYGSYRRNIDGMIEHSYYHLGQITLIKKMLTHL, via the coding sequence ATGAGCTCACCTTCACAATTAGCCAAAAGATTCAGAGAAGTAATACTTAACGGTTTATGGATTGCCAATACCAATTTCAAAGCTCAGCTTTCGGACATTACCTGGGAGCAGGCAACAACACGGGTTGGTTCTTTAAATACCATCGCTATGCTTACATTTCATATACATTATTATATAGCGGGAATCATCAATGTATTGGAAGGCGGCGAACTCGAAATAAAAGACAAGTTCAGTTTTGATTTTCCACCTATTGAATCTGCTGAACAATGGGAAAAGCTCTTAAATAAATTATGGGCGGATGCTGAAAAATTTGCAACCTTAGTTGAAAAGATTCCGGACAATAAACTGGATGAGGCTTTTGTAGATGAAAAATACGGAAGCTATAGAAGAAATATCGACGGAATGATTGAGCATAGCTACTATCATTTGGGACAGATCACTTTAATAAAGAAGATGTTGACCCATCTATAA
- a CDS encoding GNAT family N-acetyltransferase yields the protein MRALKEFPVIETERLILSQLKEEDIPFVTEYLQNKIFSDLTSNIPYPYTRDHAEFWFKMSRKSFEDNIGYTFAVRDKEGRILGAIGLHDREDDKAELGYWMGKPFWNKGYITEAASALIDFGFKEFQLNKIYATYFLHNPASGRIMEKIGMEKEALLKQHLKKEGEYFDVLMYSVLKNKG from the coding sequence ATGAGAGCATTGAAAGAATTTCCGGTAATAGAAACAGAAAGACTGATTCTTTCGCAACTGAAAGAGGAAGATATTCCTTTTGTAACCGAATATCTGCAGAATAAAATCTTCTCTGATCTTACTTCCAATATTCCTTATCCTTATACCCGGGATCATGCTGAATTCTGGTTTAAAATGTCCAGGAAGTCTTTTGAGGATAATATCGGATATACCTTTGCAGTCCGTGATAAGGAAGGCAGAATTTTAGGAGCTATAGGCCTTCACGACAGGGAAGATGACAAAGCTGAACTGGGTTATTGGATGGGAAAACCTTTCTGGAATAAAGGATACATTACCGAAGCTGCGTCCGCTCTCATTGATTTTGGCTTTAAAGAATTTCAGCTCAATAAAATCTATGCAACCTATTTTTTACACAATCCCGCATCTGGAAGAATTATGGAAAAAATCGGAATGGAAAAGGAAGCGCTACTCAAACAGCATCTTAAAAAAGAGGGAGAATATTTTGATGTTTTGATGTATTCTGTTTTAAAAAATAAGGGATGA
- a CDS encoding M1 family metallopeptidase encodes MRKSAAILFAFIISQFQAQQGAYYQQAAKYKMDIDVNAEKFTYQGNQTLEYTNNSPDVLNVVYFHLYWNAFKPNSMMDQRVAGQGKNGDSRLQKDGVSRLASIPKDQEGAQNIHWIKQNGKDLKFEIQETIMKVYLAEPIQPNSTTTFTMDWDAVIPQQIRRSGRNNKEGVDMTMTQWYPKIAEYDYDGWATFDYIGREFHAPFSDFDVTIKINKDYVIGAGGILENPAEVKGYDSAASIKADKSKKATWRWTAKNMLDFAWSADRDYVVKSFDVPEGPKVFFVYQNNDKTKVWEEAQPYVTKYFQIMNSHFGKYVYPTYAFIQGGDGGMEYGMCTMILGEAKDIKGLMGLMAHEGAHSWYQQMLATNESVRPWMDEGFTSYAEGYVMYQLFPEELPNPFANTVSAYRNFVKKGIEEPAVWLGDHHDNGTSYTYASYVKGELYLVQLGYIMGEQNLAETLKQYYDQWHLKHPSDRDFLHIAQKVSGMDLKWFQNYWINTTKTIDYGIKDVKYEAKSTTITLVNKGQVPMPIDFNVMTADKKIVTYQIPLNMTHTWKEKDIYGDFKTMPYWPWTQKEYILTIPYTKAQLSVLGIDFSQRMADVNIEDNVVEVK; translated from the coding sequence ATGAGAAAATCGGCTGCAATCCTTTTTGCGTTTATCATTTCACAATTTCAGGCTCAGCAGGGAGCTTATTATCAGCAGGCTGCGAAATACAAGATGGACATTGATGTTAATGCTGAAAAATTTACCTACCAGGGAAACCAGACTTTAGAATATACCAATAACTCGCCGGATGTGCTGAATGTGGTGTATTTTCATCTTTACTGGAATGCCTTTAAGCCTAATTCAATGATGGATCAGAGAGTGGCCGGCCAGGGGAAAAACGGAGATTCCAGATTACAGAAAGACGGAGTTTCAAGGCTGGCTTCTATTCCGAAAGACCAGGAAGGTGCCCAGAATATCCATTGGATCAAACAGAATGGGAAAGATCTGAAATTCGAGATCCAGGAAACCATCATGAAAGTGTACCTGGCAGAACCTATTCAGCCTAATTCCACAACAACCTTTACCATGGACTGGGATGCTGTGATACCTCAGCAGATCAGACGAAGCGGAAGGAACAACAAGGAAGGAGTGGATATGACCATGACGCAATGGTACCCTAAAATTGCAGAATATGATTATGACGGCTGGGCCACATTCGATTATATCGGAAGAGAGTTTCATGCGCCGTTCTCGGATTTTGATGTAACCATTAAAATCAACAAAGACTATGTAATCGGAGCTGGAGGAATCCTTGAAAACCCTGCAGAAGTAAAAGGGTATGATTCCGCAGCCAGTATTAAGGCAGATAAAAGCAAAAAAGCAACCTGGAGATGGACTGCGAAAAATATGCTGGATTTTGCATGGAGTGCAGACAGGGATTACGTCGTAAAAAGCTTTGATGTTCCGGAAGGACCAAAAGTATTCTTTGTCTATCAGAATAATGACAAAACAAAAGTTTGGGAAGAAGCCCAACCTTACGTTACCAAATACTTCCAGATCATGAACAGCCATTTCGGAAAATATGTATATCCGACCTATGCATTCATCCAGGGTGGGGACGGCGGCATGGAATACGGGATGTGTACCATGATCCTCGGTGAGGCCAAAGATATAAAAGGTTTAATGGGCTTAATGGCCCACGAAGGTGCCCATTCATGGTATCAGCAGATGCTGGCAACCAATGAATCGGTACGTCCATGGATGGATGAAGGGTTTACCAGCTATGCGGAAGGTTATGTAATGTACCAGCTGTTTCCTGAAGAGCTTCCGAATCCTTTTGCCAATACGGTGAGCGCTTACAGGAATTTTGTTAAAAAAGGAATTGAAGAACCAGCCGTTTGGTTAGGTGATCACCACGACAACGGGACTTCTTATACCTATGCTTCCTATGTAAAAGGAGAATTATACCTTGTACAGCTGGGATACATTATGGGTGAGCAGAATCTTGCAGAAACCTTAAAACAGTATTATGACCAGTGGCATTTGAAACACCCGTCAGACAGGGATTTTCTTCATATTGCTCAGAAAGTTTCAGGAATGGATCTGAAATGGTTCCAGAATTACTGGATCAACACTACAAAAACTATTGATTACGGAATCAAAGATGTGAAGTATGAAGCAAAATCTACGACTATCACTTTGGTCAATAAAGGACAGGTTCCGATGCCGATCGATTTCAATGTAATGACAGCAGATAAAAAGATAGTAACTTATCAGATACCTTTGAATATGACTCACACCTGGAAGGAAAAGGATATCTACGGAGATTTTAAAACCATGCCTTACTGGCCATGGACACAAAAGGAATATATACTTACAATTCCTTACACCAAAGCTCAGCTGTCTGTTTTAGGAATAGATTTTAGCCAGAGAATGGCGGATGTCAATATTGAGGATAATGTTGTGGAAGTAAAATAA
- a CDS encoding pentapeptide repeat-containing protein — protein MKEAYTVDQTFENTDFSRLPKGEYENCIFRNSNFEYADLSGFTFTDCEFSGCNLSMAKLIKTAFHEVIFKECKMFGLQFGDCNPFGLSFMFDGCLLNNSVFYKTSAKKTRFKNSNLTETDFSESDLSGSLFSGCDLSGAIFDHTNLEKADFRTSFNYSIDPSVNRLKKAKFSHSEVHGLLYKLDIEIERN, from the coding sequence ATGAAAGAAGCGTATACTGTAGATCAAACTTTTGAAAATACAGACTTTTCCAGGCTCCCAAAAGGAGAATATGAAAACTGTATATTCAGAAACAGCAATTTTGAATACGCAGATCTTTCAGGGTTCACTTTTACAGATTGCGAATTTTCAGGATGCAACCTGAGTATGGCCAAACTGATTAAAACAGCATTTCACGAAGTTATTTTTAAAGAATGTAAAATGTTCGGTCTTCAGTTCGGCGATTGTAACCCTTTTGGCCTTTCTTTTATGTTTGACGGATGTTTGCTGAACAATTCAGTATTCTATAAAACCTCAGCAAAGAAGACCCGATTTAAAAATTCCAATTTAACCGAGACTGATTTTTCTGAATCTGACTTATCCGGCTCCCTTTTTTCAGGCTGTGATCTTTCAGGTGCTATTTTCGATCATACAAACCTTGAAAAAGCAGATTTCAGGACTTCCTTCAATTATTCTATAGATCCTTCCGTAAATCGTCTTAAAAAGGCTAAATTTTCCCATTCAGAAGTACATGGACTGTTGTATAAGCTCGACATTGAAATTGAGAGAAATTAG
- a CDS encoding nucleoside deaminase, whose translation MFTDEYYMKMALQEAEAALEKDEVPIGCVVVSNNRIIARTHNLTETLNDVTAHAEMQAITSAANFLGGKYLINCTLYVTMEPCVMCSGALSWSQISKVVIGARDEQRGFINKHLSLHPKTELVTGVMENECSSIVKDFFKSKR comes from the coding sequence ATGTTTACAGACGAATATTATATGAAAATGGCACTCCAGGAAGCAGAAGCCGCCCTGGAAAAAGATGAGGTTCCAATAGGATGTGTGGTGGTTTCCAATAACCGCATTATTGCCAGAACACACAATCTAACAGAAACACTGAATGATGTGACTGCCCATGCAGAAATGCAGGCCATTACTTCTGCAGCCAATTTTCTTGGGGGAAAATACCTCATCAATTGTACCCTTTATGTAACCATGGAGCCTTGTGTAATGTGCTCAGGAGCCCTTTCCTGGTCACAAATCTCCAAAGTAGTGATTGGAGCCAGAGATGAGCAGAGAGGCTTTATTAACAAACATCTTTCTTTACACCCCAAAACCGAATTGGTAACAGGAGTGATGGAAAATGAGTGTTCGTCCATCGTGAAAGATTTTTTTAAAAGCAAAAGGTAA